ACATCACCTTGGGCAATGGTTTTGTCTCGATCATGATTCCTTTGGTTAGATTCCTTATCTTTCCCTCCTCTATATCCACTTCAAGCTCGTCTCCCTGATCAATCCGTGACGTATCACAGATAAGCGCCGGGAGTCCAACATTTATGGCATTGCGGTAAAAAATTCGGGCAAAGGACTTTGCCAGTACACCACCAACGCCAGCTAGCTTGATTATGGCCGCCGCATGTTCTCTGCTCGAGCCAAGCCCAAAATTTTTTCCCGCCACAATGAGGTCACCGGGCTTCACCTTCTTGGCAAAATTGGGATCGGCATCTTCCAAAACGTGTTTGGCCAGTTCAGGTAGGTTAGTTCGCAGGTGAAAGTATCGCCCTGGCGCAATTAGATCAGTGCTTATATCATCTCCAAATTTCCAGACTCTTCCCCTAAGCTTCATAACCCACCAGTTGGAAGTTTGTTAGTTGGAGTTGGTAGTGAATTAATTAAGCCACTTATCATCTTAGCAAGCTCAATGCACGCTCGGTAGCAAATTTGATACTCGTCGTGTGATAAATAATT
This portion of the Actinomycetota bacterium genome encodes:
- a CDS encoding 3-isopropylmalate dehydratase small subunit, whose product is MKLRGRVWKFGDDISTDLIAPGRYFHLRTNLPELAKHVLEDADPNFAKKVKPGDLIVAGKNFGLGSSREHAAAIIKLAGVGGVLAKSFARIFYRNAINVGLPALICDTSRIDQGDELEVDIEEGKIRNLTKGIMIETKPLPKVMLNILEDGGLIEHFKKHGKFKL